In Paenibacillus sp. FSL M7-0420, a single genomic region encodes these proteins:
- the serS gene encoding serine--tRNA ligase has product MLDMNWIRENEDIVRKTAEWKRLKFPLEELLEWDDRRRLARRETEQRRAERNALTKEVERLLRGGDVSGGELAKEQVRVINGQLTLLEAELAEAEQRCGELLLEAPNPVSADTPIGPDERANVELRRHGALPVFGFRARDHVELGELHDIIDLPRGVKAGGPRSYVLKGAGLLLHLAVQRLALDVLMQRGFTALDVPVIVRPEALERTGFFPGGMDQTYELTGEKRWLAGTSEVSLVSLYSDEILELDQPLRLAGMSACFRREVGSAGRDVRGLYRVHQFSKIEQVVMCKNDPAESEQMLQEILGNAEHILQLLELPYRVVAVCSGDMAMKTHKQYDIETWMPGREAYGETHSASNLLDFQARRSGIRYRDEDGRLQYCHTLNNTAVATPRILIPLLENHQQEDGSIYIPQALRQYMGGAERIELK; this is encoded by the coding sequence ATGCTGGATATGAACTGGATCAGGGAGAATGAGGACATTGTACGGAAGACAGCCGAGTGGAAAAGATTGAAGTTCCCCCTGGAGGAACTTCTGGAGTGGGATGACCGGCGGCGGCTGGCCCGCCGGGAGACGGAGCAGCGGCGCGCGGAGCGCAACGCGCTGACGAAGGAGGTCGAGCGCCTGCTGCGCGGGGGCGACGTTTCGGGTGGCGAGCTGGCCAAGGAGCAGGTGCGGGTGATCAACGGCCAGCTGACTCTGCTGGAGGCGGAGCTTGCGGAAGCGGAGCAGCGCTGCGGCGAGCTGCTGCTGGAAGCGCCGAATCCCGTGTCGGCGGATACGCCGATCGGGCCGGATGAGCGCGCGAATGTGGAGCTGCGGCGGCATGGCGCGCTGCCGGTCTTCGGGTTCCGCGCGCGGGACCATGTCGAGCTCGGAGAGCTGCACGACATCATCGACCTTCCGCGCGGCGTCAAAGCCGGAGGGCCCCGCAGCTATGTGCTGAAGGGGGCCGGGCTGCTGCTGCATCTTGCCGTGCAGCGGCTGGCCCTCGATGTGCTGATGCAGCGCGGCTTCACCGCGCTGGATGTGCCCGTGATCGTCCGGCCGGAGGCGCTGGAGCGGACCGGCTTCTTCCCCGGCGGCATGGATCAGACCTACGAGCTGACGGGCGAGAAGCGCTGGCTGGCCGGGACCTCGGAGGTATCGCTGGTCTCGCTGTACAGCGATGAGATTCTGGAGCTGGATCAGCCGCTGCGGCTGGCCGGGATGTCGGCCTGCTTCCGCCGCGAGGTCGGCTCGGCCGGGCGCGATGTGCGCGGGCTGTACCGGGTCCACCAGTTCTCGAAGATCGAGCAGGTGGTCATGTGCAAGAACGATCCGGCAGAATCGGAGCAGATGCTCCAGGAGATTCTCGGCAATGCCGAGCATATTCTCCAGCTGCTGGAGCTGCCCTACCGGGTAGTCGCCGTCTGTAGCGGAGACATGGCGATGAAGACCCACAAGCAGTATGACATCGAGACCTGGATGCCGGGCAGAGAAGCCTACGGGGAGACCCACTCGGCTTCCAATCTGCTCGACTTCCAGGCCCGCCGCTCGGGCATCCGCTACCGTGATGAAGACGGGCGGCTGCAATACTGCCATACCTTGAACAACACAGCGGTCGCCACGCCGCGCATTCTGATTCCGCTGCTGGAGAATCACCAGCAGGAGGACGGATCGATCTACATCCCGCAGGCGCTGCGCCAGTATATGGGCGGGGCGGAGCGGATTGAACTCAAGTAA
- the ssuE gene encoding NADPH-dependent FMN reductase, whose product MAKIVVINGTPSLVSRINAVIEYAENDLRERGFEVERINVAELPAEDLIHTKFESEAIVKANGLVAEADAVIVVSPVYKASYTGVLKTFLDLVPQKGLAGKIVLPLFMGGSLAHLLAIDYALKPVLSVLGARYILGGVYAVDSQAVRNDQGVVELAEELKLRLDSVLEELAEETEHKVARKAGQ is encoded by the coding sequence ATGGCCAAAATAGTCGTAATTAACGGAACACCCTCGCTGGTCTCACGGATCAATGCCGTGATTGAGTATGCAGAGAATGACCTGCGGGAGCGCGGATTTGAAGTGGAGCGGATCAATGTGGCGGAGCTGCCCGCGGAGGATCTGATCCATACCAAATTCGAGAGCGAAGCCATCGTCAAGGCGAACGGGCTCGTGGCGGAAGCCGATGCGGTCATCGTAGTTAGCCCGGTGTATAAGGCCTCCTATACCGGAGTGCTGAAGACCTTCCTGGATCTGGTGCCGCAAAAAGGGCTGGCCGGCAAAATCGTGCTGCCGCTCTTCATGGGCGGAAGCCTCGCGCATCTGCTGGCGATTGACTATGCGCTGAAGCCGGTACTGTCCGTGCTGGGTGCCCGCTACATTCTTGGCGGCGTCTACGCCGTAGACTCGCAGGCGGTGCGTAACGACCAGGGCGTAGTTGAGCTGGCCGAAGAGCTGAAGCTGCGTCTGGACAGCGTACTGGAGGAGCTGGCAGAGGAGACGGAGCATAAGGTGGCACGTAAGGCAGGGCAATAA
- the nrdG gene encoding anaerobic ribonucleoside-triphosphate reductase activating protein has translation MNICGYYPESINEGEGLRAVLFISGCRHRCPGCFNPKTWNFNFGEVFTPERRREIIEEIAGNPLLDGLTLAGGDPFFSAEEAADFIHELRAELPDFPIWIYTGYTYEELTASPGSAEWNLLALCQVVIDGRFVEALKDLTLSYRGSSNQRIIDIPASLAGDRVVLWEPELSFQGVQK, from the coding sequence ATGAACATCTGCGGATATTACCCGGAGTCGATCAATGAAGGGGAAGGCCTGCGGGCCGTCCTCTTCATCAGCGGCTGCCGCCACCGCTGCCCGGGCTGCTTCAACCCGAAGACCTGGAACTTTAACTTCGGGGAAGTCTTCACCCCGGAGCGGCGGCGGGAGATCATAGAAGAGATTGCAGGCAATCCGCTGCTGGACGGCTTGACGCTGGCGGGCGGGGACCCTTTTTTCTCGGCTGAGGAGGCTGCAGACTTCATTCACGAGCTGCGCGCCGAGCTGCCGGACTTCCCAATCTGGATCTATACCGGTTATACGTACGAGGAGCTTACGGCTTCCCCCGGTTCAGCGGAATGGAACCTGCTGGCCTTGTGCCAGGTCGTGATCGACGGACGGTTCGTCGAAGCGCTCAAAGACCTTACCCTCTCTTACCGGGGAAGCAGCAACCAGCGGATCATTGATATTCCTGCGAGTCTGGCGGGAGATAGGGTTGTTCTGTGGGAGCCGGAGCTGAGCTTTCAAGGGGTACAAAAATAA